Part of the Halopseudomonas maritima genome, GCACTCGGCGCCTTCGATGGTCCAGTGCCCGGAGTTGTGCACGCGCGGGGCGATCTCGTTGGCTTTCAGGCCGCCGTCGACCTCGAAGAATTCGAAGGCCAGCACGCCGACGTAATCGAGCTTGTCGAGCACACGGCCAACGTAGTCTTCGGCCAGTGCCTGCAGTGGGTGTTCTGTGCTGGCGACCGACAGCTTGAGGATGCCGTTCTCGTGGGTGTTGTGGACCAGCGGGTAGAAGCGGGTTTCACCGTCGCGGGCGCGCACGGCGACCAGCGAGACTTCACCGCTAAAGGCTACAAAGCCTTCCAGAATGCAGGGCACGCTGCCCAGTTCCGCGAAGGCACCAACCACGTCTTCGGGGTGGCGCAGCACTTTCTGGCCCTTGCCGTCATAACCCAGGGTGCGGGTTTTCATCACTGCCGGCAGGCCGATGCGCTTGACCGCGGCATCGAGGTTGTCCTGTGACTGGATGTCGGCAAATTCCGGGGTCGGGATGCCAAGGTCCTGGAACATCGACTTCTCGAACCAGCGGTCACGGGCGATACGCAGCGATTGGGCGTTCGGGTAGACCGGCACGAACTGCGAGAGGAAGGCGACGGTTTCGGCGGGCACGCTTTCAAACTCGAAGGTCACCACGTCCACTTCATCGGCCAGCTGGCGCAGGTGATCGGTGTCGCTGTAATCGGCGCGGATGTGCTCACCGAGGGCCTGAGCGCAGGCATCCGGGGCCGGGTCGAGAAACGCGAACTGCTGGCCGAGCGGGGTGCCGGCCAACGCCAGCATGCGGCCCAGTTGTCCACCACCGATGACACCGATCTTCATATCCGATTCCTCAAGCCTGACGCGGGTCTGGGTTGTTCAGCACATTGTCGGTCTGCTGGCTGCGGAACGCCTGCAGCGCCTTGCCGAACTGCGGATGCTTGCCGCCAAGGATGCTGGCTGACAGCAGCGCGGCGTTGACGGCGCCGGCCTTGCCGATGGCCAGGGTGGCGACCGGCACGCCAGCCGGCATCTGCACGATAGACAGCAGCGAGTCGACACCGGAGAGCATGGAAGACTGCACCGGCACGCCGAGCACCGGCAGATGGGTCTTGGCTGCGCACATGCCCGGCAGGTGGGCTGCGCCGCCGGCGCCGGCGATGATCACTTCGATGCCGCGATCGGCCGCTTCTTCAGCGTAT contains:
- a CDS encoding 5-(carboxyamino)imidazole ribonucleotide synthase, producing MKIGVIGGGQLGRMLALAGTPLGQQFAFLDPAPDACAQALGEHIRADYSDTDHLRQLADEVDVVTFEFESVPAETVAFLSQFVPVYPNAQSLRIARDRWFEKSMFQDLGIPTPEFADIQSQDNLDAAVKRIGLPAVMKTRTLGYDGKGQKVLRHPEDVVGAFAELGSVPCILEGFVAFSGEVSLVAVRARDGETRFYPLVHNTHENGILKLSVASTEHPLQALAEDYVGRVLDKLDYVGVLAFEFFEVDGGLKANEIAPRVHNSGHWTIEGAECSQFENHLRAIAGLPLGSTAKVGESAMLNFIGEVPAVEAVSAIEHCHLHHYGKAFKAGRKVGHATLRCPDMATLKTRIADVEALIAS
- the purE gene encoding 5-(carboxyamino)imidazole ribonucleotide mutase, with the protein product MTALVGVIMGSKSDWSTLSHTADMLEQLGIPYEVKVVSAHRTPDLLFQYAEEAADRGIEVIIAGAGGAAHLPGMCAAKTHLPVLGVPVQSSMLSGVDSLLSIVQMPAGVPVATLAIGKAGAVNAALLSASILGGKHPQFGKALQAFRSQQTDNVLNNPDPRQA